One part of the Acidobacteriota bacterium genome encodes these proteins:
- a CDS encoding sulfite exporter TauE/SafE family protein gives MVHVLAGPDHLAAVAPLAADSRRPGWRAGCSWGLGHTGGVLAVGVLALLLRGLLPVDALSSWSERLVGVALIAVGIWGLRRAASIAVHSHAHAHDGHTHAHLHAHLAGGRAHAHEGAHAHHVHASFGVGVLHGLAGSSHVLGILPALALPTTAASVAYLLAYGVGTVAAMTSFSSAVGILARRARTQGPSLHRGLLCTCSSAAILVGGFWLMA, from the coding sequence ATGGTGCACGTGCTGGCGGGCCCCGATCATCTCGCGGCCGTGGCACCGCTCGCGGCCGACAGCCGCCGGCCGGGCTGGCGGGCCGGGTGTTCGTGGGGCCTCGGGCACACGGGCGGCGTGCTTGCGGTCGGTGTGCTCGCGCTGCTGCTCCGTGGCCTGCTTCCCGTCGACGCCCTCTCCTCGTGGAGCGAGCGACTCGTGGGCGTGGCCCTCATCGCCGTCGGGATCTGGGGACTGCGTCGGGCCGCCTCGATCGCCGTGCACAGCCACGCGCACGCGCACGATGGCCACACCCACGCGCACCTGCACGCGCACCTGGCCGGGGGCCGGGCGCACGCCCACGAGGGCGCGCACGCCCACCACGTGCACGCCTCGTTCGGAGTCGGCGTGCTCCACGGCCTCGCGGGCAGCTCGCACGTGCTCGGCATCCTGCCGGCCCTGGCCCTGCCGACGACGGCGGCCTCGGTCGCCTACCTGCTGGCCTACGGCGTCGGCACGGTGGCAGCGATGACGTCGTTCTCGTCGGCCGTCGGCATCCTGGCCAGGCGGGCGCGAACGCAAGGGCCGAGCCTTCACCGGGGCCTGCTCTGCACGTGCTCGTCTGCGGCGATCCTCGTGGGCGGCTTCTGGCTGATGGCCTGA
- the htpX gene encoding zinc metalloprotease HtpX, with the protein MGSTFKTTLLLGLLSGLLLFLGDMLGGQGGLLIALGLAAVMNFASYWFSDKIVLRMYRAQEVAPSHPLYAMVERLARRAELPMPRVYIIPDQSPNAFATGRSPDHAAVAATEGVLRLLDQQELEGVMAHELAHVKHRDILISSVAATIGAAIMVLARMAYYAALFGGQRSDDRGGGSPIGALATMLLAPLAAGLIQAAISRSREFAADAGGARIAGSPYGLVNALKKLESASKRIPMDANPATAHMFIIKPFSVRGLLSLFSTHPPTEQRVQALMSLVR; encoded by the coding sequence ATGGGAAGCACGTTCAAGACAACGCTCCTGCTCGGGCTGCTGAGCGGCCTCCTGCTCTTTCTCGGAGACATGCTCGGTGGTCAGGGGGGATTGCTGATCGCTCTCGGGCTGGCGGCGGTGATGAACTTCGCCAGCTACTGGTTCTCGGACAAGATCGTCCTGCGTATGTACCGCGCGCAGGAGGTGGCGCCGTCGCACCCGCTGTACGCGATGGTCGAGCGGCTGGCGCGGCGTGCCGAGCTGCCGATGCCGCGCGTGTACATCATCCCCGACCAATCGCCCAACGCCTTCGCGACGGGGCGCAGCCCCGATCACGCCGCCGTGGCCGCCACCGAGGGCGTGTTGCGCCTGCTCGACCAGCAGGAGCTCGAAGGGGTGATGGCCCACGAGCTCGCGCACGTCAAGCACCGCGACATCCTGATCAGCTCCGTCGCCGCGACGATCGGGGCCGCCATCATGGTGCTGGCGCGGATGGCGTACTACGCGGCCCTCTTCGGCGGCCAGCGCAGCGACGACCGTGGCGGTGGCTCGCCGATCGGTGCGCTGGCGACGATGCTGCTCGCGCCGCTCGCCGCCGGACTGATTCAGGCGGCCATCTCGCGCTCGCGGGAGTTCGCGGCCGATGCCGGCGGGGCGCGAATCGCCGGAAGCCCCTACGGGCTGGTGAACGCGCTCAAGAAGCTCGAGTCGGCATCCAAGCGCATTCCGATGGACGCCAACCCGGCGACGGCGCACATGTTCATCATCAAGCCGTTCTCGGTGCGCGGCCTTCTCTCGCTCTTCAGCACGCATCCGCCGACCGAGCAGCGCGTCCAGGCGCTGATGTCGCTCGTCCGGTAA
- a CDS encoding class I SAM-dependent rRNA methyltransferase, whose product MGKVVVSRRGAERVQHGHPWIYRTDVLAADAAAGDIVEVSDQKGRRLGDALFSDRSQITLRVLTRGDDRFTASTWRQRVDAALAFRRSLAIDSTACRLVHAEADLLPSLVVDRYGDYLVVQALSQGTARHQDVIVDALVGALSPAGILARHDSKVRDLEGLERTVEVLAGHVPQRVEVTEGTVRYEADLWQGQKTGLFLDQRENHAAAASYARGRALDCFSYNGGFALHMAARTDHVDAVDVSEDACARVRQNVQLNRLSNVDVRTANVFDDLRELDRAGERFDTIVLDPPAFAKTKAALPRALSGYKEINLRALKLLSPGGVLVTCTCSYHVDEATFGSVVLGAALDVGVPVAVVEKRMQGRDHPVLLGVPETYYLKCLILRRVG is encoded by the coding sequence ATGGGCAAGGTTGTCGTCTCGAGGCGGGGCGCGGAGCGCGTCCAGCACGGACACCCGTGGATCTACCGCACGGACGTGCTGGCGGCCGACGCCGCTGCCGGCGACATCGTCGAGGTGTCCGATCAGAAGGGGCGCCGGCTCGGTGATGCCCTGTTCAGCGACCGCTCTCAGATCACGCTGCGCGTCCTCACCCGGGGCGACGATCGCTTCACGGCCTCGACCTGGCGGCAGCGTGTCGACGCGGCCCTGGCCTTCCGCCGGTCGCTCGCGATCGACTCGACCGCCTGCCGCCTGGTCCACGCCGAGGCCGACCTCCTGCCCTCGCTCGTCGTCGACAGGTATGGCGACTATCTGGTCGTGCAGGCGCTGTCACAGGGCACGGCCCGCCACCAGGACGTCATCGTCGACGCCCTCGTCGGCGCGTTGTCGCCGGCCGGCATCCTCGCGCGCCACGATTCGAAGGTGCGCGACCTCGAGGGGCTCGAACGCACCGTCGAGGTGCTCGCAGGGCACGTACCCCAGCGCGTCGAGGTGACGGAAGGCACCGTGCGCTACGAGGCCGACCTGTGGCAGGGGCAGAAGACGGGGCTCTTCCTCGACCAGCGCGAGAACCACGCGGCCGCCGCCAGCTACGCGCGGGGGCGGGCGCTCGACTGCTTCTCGTACAACGGCGGGTTCGCCCTGCACATGGCCGCTCGCACCGACCACGTCGACGCCGTCGACGTCTCGGAGGACGCCTGCGCGCGGGTCCGTCAGAACGTCCAGTTGAACCGGCTGTCCAACGTCGACGTCCGCACCGCCAACGTGTTCGACGACCTTCGCGAGCTCGACCGGGCTGGCGAACGCTTCGACACGATCGTGCTCGACCCGCCCGCGTTCGCCAAGACGAAGGCGGCGCTGCCCAGGGCGCTCTCCGGCTACAAGGAGATCAACCTGCGCGCCCTCAAGCTGCTCTCGCCGGGCGGTGTGCTCGTCACGTGCACGTGTTCCTACCACGTGGACGAGGCCACGTTCGGCAGCGTCGTGCTCGGCGCGGCCCTCGACGTCGGCGTTCCCGTCGCCGTCGTCGAGAAGCGGATGCAGGGGAGAGACCACCCGGTGCTGCTCGGCGTGCCCGAAACCTACTACCTGAAGTGCCTGATCCTGCGGCGCGTCGGGTGA
- the rpiB gene encoding ribose 5-phosphate isomerase B: MRIALGADHAGFALKQEVARLLDELGLAYHDFGTTSDDSVDYPDFAGPVAREVVAGRCERGILICGTGIGMAMAANKVPGTRAAPACSVEAARLAREHNDANVLALGARLTPKALALDIVRVFLDTPFAGDRHARRIDKIAALEHAGDLGR; the protein is encoded by the coding sequence ATGCGGATCGCACTCGGAGCCGATCACGCCGGGTTCGCCCTGAAGCAGGAGGTGGCGCGCCTGCTCGACGAGCTCGGCCTCGCCTATCACGACTTCGGCACCACATCCGACGACTCGGTCGACTACCCCGACTTCGCCGGGCCGGTGGCGCGCGAGGTGGTCGCCGGCCGGTGCGAGCGCGGCATCCTCATCTGCGGCACCGGCATCGGGATGGCGATGGCGGCCAACAAGGTGCCCGGGACGCGCGCGGCGCCGGCCTGCAGCGTCGAGGCGGCACGGCTGGCGCGCGAGCACAACGACGCCAACGTGCTCGCCCTCGGGGCGCGTCTGACGCCGAAGGCCCTCGCGCTCGACATCGTGCGCGTGTTCCTCGACACGCCGTTTGCCGGCGACCGCCACGCGCGGCGCATCGACAAGATCGCCGCACTCGAACACGCGGGCGACCTCGGTCGCTGA
- a CDS encoding GDP-mannose 4,6-dehydratase, which yields MPSGCVIVTGAGGFAGSHLLDAMGSAGTHAVAWHRPGEPPIHRSGPHVAWQAIDVLDRATVRSAVRAAAPAVVVHLAGAAHVGQSWTDIASTLAINVVGTHVVLDAVAREAPDARVVVTGSAAVYRGGPDALDEAAPLEPSSPYALSKLAQERLALRVARDERLAVVVARPFNHIGPRQAPSFFASGFAQQIARIEAGRAAPVLRVGNLDARRDLTDVRDTVAAYLALARQGRAGDVYNVCSGRAYAIREVLDRLLALARVTVSVELDPERLRPSDTPVLVGDPGRLARDTGWTPVIPIDRTLADILDEWRQVAAGGSAAAPPGA from the coding sequence GTGCCGTCAGGCTGCGTGATCGTGACCGGCGCCGGCGGCTTCGCCGGCAGTCACCTCCTCGACGCGATGGGCAGCGCCGGGACGCACGCCGTGGCGTGGCACCGGCCCGGCGAGCCGCCGATCCACCGCTCCGGTCCACACGTGGCCTGGCAGGCCATCGACGTGCTCGACCGGGCGACCGTCCGGTCGGCCGTGCGCGCCGCGGCACCTGCCGTCGTCGTTCACCTGGCCGGGGCGGCCCACGTCGGACAATCGTGGACCGACATCGCCTCGACGCTCGCCATCAACGTGGTCGGCACGCACGTGGTGCTCGACGCCGTGGCGCGGGAGGCCCCTGACGCCCGCGTGGTGGTGACAGGTTCGGCGGCGGTGTACCGGGGAGGACCGGACGCCCTCGACGAGGCCGCGCCCCTCGAGCCCTCGAGCCCGTACGCCCTGAGCAAGCTCGCGCAGGAACGCCTGGCCCTGCGCGTGGCGCGGGACGAACGGCTCGCCGTCGTCGTGGCACGGCCGTTCAATCACATCGGGCCGCGGCAGGCGCCCTCGTTCTTCGCCTCGGGCTTCGCGCAGCAGATCGCCCGCATCGAGGCGGGACGCGCGGCGCCGGTGCTGCGCGTCGGCAACCTCGACGCGCGACGCGATCTCACCGACGTGCGCGACACCGTCGCGGCCTACCTCGCCCTCGCCCGCCAGGGACGCGCGGGCGACGTGTACAACGTCTGCTCGGGCCGCGCCTACGCCATCCGCGAGGTGCTCGACCGGCTGCTCGCCCTGGCGCGCGTCACCGTCTCGGTGGAACTCGACCCCGAGCGGCTGCGCCCGAGCGATACGCCCGTGCTCGTCGGCGACCCGGGCCGCCTCGCCCGCGATACCGGCTGGACGCCCGTCATTCCCATCGATCGCACGCTGGCCGACATCCTCGACGAGTGGCGGCAGGTCGCGGCCGGCGGGAGCGCGGCGGCCCCACCCGGCGCGTGA
- a CDS encoding M20 family metallopeptidase, translating to MQILLDYCRAHEASLIETLTTLVDIESPTTDKVAVDRCGAELARRLAALGGRVTRLPLDDAGDIVRAEFGAGAGQVLLLGHLDTVWPVGQLARMPIEMRDGRLHGPGVYDMKAGLALGMLALEGLAATGHVFGRRVVVLATTDEETGSHRSRALLEAEAAKSHAVLVLEPALAGGGVKTARKGVGEFRLDVHGVSAHAGVDPTKGASAIHELARQILALETLRDLDRGISVNVGRIEGGTRSNVVADRASAAIDVRVTTMADAARIERAVTGLTPANPLVRLDVSGGINRPPMERTEGVARLFALAVLVAADLGFTLEEGSTGGGSDGNFTAALGVPTLDGLGAVGDGAHALHEHVEVAWLAPRAALVAGLLARLTGPGD from the coding sequence ATGCAGATCCTGCTCGACTACTGCCGTGCCCACGAGGCGTCGCTCATCGAGACGCTCACGACCCTGGTCGACATCGAATCGCCGACCACCGACAAGGTCGCCGTCGACCGCTGCGGCGCCGAGTTGGCACGCCGCCTCGCCGCGCTCGGCGGACGCGTCACGCGCCTGCCGCTCGACGACGCCGGCGACATCGTCCGGGCGGAGTTCGGGGCCGGCGCCGGGCAGGTGCTGCTGCTCGGGCACCTCGATACGGTCTGGCCCGTGGGACAGCTCGCCCGCATGCCAATCGAGATGCGCGACGGCCGGCTGCACGGTCCCGGCGTGTACGACATGAAGGCGGGCCTTGCCCTCGGGATGCTGGCGCTCGAAGGCCTTGCGGCCACGGGCCACGTGTTCGGACGCCGCGTGGTCGTGCTGGCCACGACCGACGAGGAGACGGGAAGCCACCGGTCGCGCGCGCTGCTCGAGGCCGAGGCCGCGAAGAGCCACGCCGTGCTCGTGCTCGAGCCCGCGCTCGCCGGTGGCGGCGTCAAGACCGCGCGCAAGGGAGTGGGCGAGTTCCGTCTCGACGTGCACGGCGTGTCGGCGCACGCCGGCGTCGACCCCACGAAAGGGGCGAGCGCCATCCACGAACTGGCGCGCCAGATCCTCGCGCTCGAAACGCTGCGAGACCTCGACCGCGGCATCTCGGTGAACGTCGGCCGCATCGAAGGGGGCACACGATCCAACGTGGTCGCCGATCGGGCGTCGGCGGCGATCGACGTCCGGGTGACGACCATGGCCGACGCCGCCCGGATCGAACGGGCGGTCACGGGCCTGACACCGGCCAATCCCCTGGTGCGACTCGACGTGAGCGGCGGCATCAACCGCCCGCCGATGGAGCGCACCGAGGGCGTCGCCCGGCTCTTCGCGCTCGCGGTCCTGGTGGCGGCCGACCTGGGCTTCACCCTCGAGGAAGGGTCGACGGGCGGAGGGTCGGACGGCAACTTCACGGCGGCGCTCGGCGTCCCAACGCTTGATGGCCTGGGGGCGGTGGGCGACGGCGCCCACGCGCTGCACGAGCACGTCGAGGTCGCGTGGCTCGCTCCGAGGGCGGCACTCGTGGCCGGTCTCCTCGCTCGCCTGACGGGACCCGGCGATTGA